In Sphaerospermopsis torques-reginae ITEP-024, the genomic window TTTTTGATAATAGACATCAAATGATGTTAGGTGGTTCTTGGGCAACTAATGGTACTATGGCTTTACCATGTTATCGAAATTGGTTTCGTCCTTTTTTCTATCAGCACGTTGGTTTTAGAATTGCTGAAAGTTTGAATTAGTTGACAGGTGACAGGTGACAGGTGACAGTTATAGAAAACTGTTTAGATATGTCTGAAACACCGCAAAATTACGAAAAATAAAAATTGTAAACAGTTAACTCCCAGGATATTTACCATGATTGCAGAAACATTGAACCCACAAATTTTAACAGTTTTAGATCATCATTATCAAGAGTTAGCTATTGATGGTAAAGATGTGATTGAGGGATTAAGTAAAAAACAAAAAACTTTACCACCAAAATACTTTTATGATGATCGTGGTTCTTTGTTGTTTGAAGAAATTTGTGATTTACCAGAATACTATCCCACCCGCACAGAAGCATGGATTTTACAACAATATGCTGATGAAATTGCAGAAATTACAAATTGTTGTGAGTTGATAGAATTAGGAAGTGGAAGTTCTACAAAAACACAACTTTTATTAGACGCTTATCAAAAAATAGCTGATAATTGTCGTTATCTTCCTATTGATGTCAGTGGGGGTATTCTCAAAACCAGCGTTTTACAGTTACAAGAGAAATATCCTGATATTGCAATTCATGGTTTATTAGGAACTTATGATCAAGCTTTGGTGCATTTAGAAAGTAATTATTTACAGTCGCGGATGTTGTTTTTTCTGGGAAGTTCGCTAGGGAATTTTAACCCAGAAGAATGCGATCGCTTTTTAAATCAAATTTCTCGCACTTTACAAAGTGGTGATTACTTTTTGTTAGGAATTGATTTACAAAAACCCAAGGATATTTTAGAAGCAGCTTATAACGATAGTCAATGTGTGACTGCTGCTTTTAATTTGAATATGCTTTCTCATTTAAATTGGCGTTTTCAAGGTGATTTTGACATTAGTTTGTTTAAACATCAAGCAATTTACAATGAGGTAGAAAATCAAATTGAAATGTATTTACATTGTCAAAAAAGCCATTGGGTAACTTTGGAAGCTTTGGATTTAAAAGTATTTTTTG contains:
- the egtD gene encoding L-histidine N(alpha)-methyltransferase — its product is MIAETLNPQILTVLDHHYQELAIDGKDVIEGLSKKQKTLPPKYFYDDRGSLLFEEICDLPEYYPTRTEAWILQQYADEIAEITNCCELIELGSGSSTKTQLLLDAYQKIADNCRYLPIDVSGGILKTSVLQLQEKYPDIAIHGLLGTYDQALVHLESNYLQSRMLFFLGSSLGNFNPEECDRFLNQISRTLQSGDYFLLGIDLQKPKDILEAAYNDSQCVTAAFNLNMLSHLNWRFQGDFDISLFKHQAIYNEVENQIEMYLHCQKSHWVTLEALDLKVFFEGGESILTEISRKFNLTKMSQQLESKGLKTIKTCTDEKGWFGLILCQVE